One genomic segment of Pseudonocardia sp. T1-2H includes these proteins:
- a CDS encoding MlaD family protein: MTPLKASAFRRAWQRLRTVPGLGRDVLALVGLAVVGVTAAVLILSQMNYLPPWSDKTVFDIEFDEAVAVSPGNGQQVRIAGVPVGVITDSQPTDRNTSRVTVAIDRGHPVYDNARAVLRPVNPLNQMYISLDPGSPPGRPLPEGGVVPVTQTSRPIQPEEVLNHLDERSRLALTALLAESDTALASSAKTLPAGLKATQQSLADLRPVMQQLADRREHLRQFVTALSQIATAAGDKDERLTSLVNSTQETLAVIGKRDNELRQTLSELPGLSADLRQAMSSTSTLTTQLNPTLDNLDAAAADLPGALSRLADTTEQVHDTVVAAAPVVAKARPLVDNLRPAVTDLRGTFDGFAPVTRWADNATAQITPWMYDLGAFVYNTSGIFNVSDAQGGLARAQLSLNLQSPTGIETPEDMTTNTYRHAESPIGPYPAPGEGGPR; encoded by the coding sequence ATGACACCGTTGAAGGCATCGGCATTCCGTAGGGCATGGCAGCGGCTGCGCACCGTGCCGGGGCTGGGCCGCGACGTCCTGGCGCTCGTCGGACTGGCGGTGGTGGGGGTGACAGCAGCGGTTCTCATCCTCTCGCAGATGAACTACCTGCCGCCGTGGAGCGACAAGACCGTGTTCGACATCGAGTTCGACGAGGCGGTCGCGGTGAGCCCGGGCAACGGTCAGCAGGTGCGCATCGCCGGTGTCCCGGTGGGTGTCATCACCGACTCGCAGCCCACCGACCGGAACACCTCGCGGGTGACCGTGGCGATCGACCGGGGCCACCCGGTCTATGACAACGCCCGTGCGGTGCTTCGCCCGGTGAACCCGCTCAACCAGATGTACATCTCGCTCGACCCCGGCAGCCCCCCCGGCCGGCCCCTGCCGGAGGGTGGGGTCGTGCCGGTGACACAGACGTCGCGTCCGATCCAGCCCGAGGAGGTGCTCAACCACCTCGACGAGCGCAGCAGGCTCGCGCTTACGGCGTTGCTCGCCGAGTCGGACACGGCACTGGCGAGCTCTGCGAAGACGCTGCCGGCCGGGCTCAAGGCCACCCAGCAGAGCCTGGCCGACCTGCGTCCGGTGATGCAGCAGCTCGCGGACCGCCGCGAGCACCTCCGCCAGTTCGTCACCGCGCTCTCGCAGATCGCGACCGCGGCCGGCGACAAGGACGAGCGCCTGACCAGCCTGGTGAACTCCACGCAGGAGACCCTGGCCGTCATCGGCAAGCGCGACAACGAGCTGCGGCAGACCCTCAGCGAGCTGCCCGGGCTGTCCGCGGACCTCCGGCAGGCGATGAGCAGCACCTCGACCTTGACGACGCAGCTGAACCCGACCCTGGACAACCTCGACGCGGCGGCCGCCGACCTGCCAGGGGCACTGAGCAGGCTCGCCGACACGACCGAGCAGGTTCATGACACCGTCGTCGCCGCCGCACCGGTCGTGGCGAAGGCGCGACCCCTCGTCGACAACCTGCGACCAGCCGTCACCGATCTGCGCGGCACCTTCGACGGCTTCGCCCCGGTCACCCGCTGGGCCGACAACGCGACGGCGCAGATCACGCCCTGGATGTACGACCTGGGCGCGTTCGTCTACAACACCAGCGGCATCTTCAACGTGTCCGACGCACAGGGTGGCCTGGCCAGGGCCCAGCTCTCGCTCAACCTGCAGAGCCCGACCGGCATCGAGACGCCGGAGGACATGACGACCAACACCTACCGGCACGCCGAAAGCCCGATCGGCCCGTACCCGGCGCCGGGCGAAGGAGGCCCGCGATGA